From the genome of Brassica oleracea var. oleracea cultivar TO1000 chromosome C4, BOL, whole genome shotgun sequence:
ATAGATTTATATTATCGAGTAAATAATTAAACATCTAGTTTTTGTTTAATTTTTAAAATAAACTATATAATTTAAATTTTGTTTTCATTGGTTTAAGGTAGTAAAGATTAATCATTGTTAGATAATATGATTTTTTTAATTTAAAAAAAAATCTTTATAATTTTAAAAGTTAACATCGACAAATATTTAAATAATTAACATCAGAGGTATAGAATTACAATATTAAATTATATATATTTAATTTATACTATCTATAAATCCAATGGATCATCTATTGTTTAAATCTAATTATTGATAGCTCAATAAAAATTTCTGGTATGCCCAAAATTTAAATGATAAAATTAGAGATTAAATGTAACATGATTTTATAGAAATAATTAGGTCCATTAAAAAAAAAAAAAAGTCACATTGTGACTTATGTTTAATATATAAGAGATAAGATGAATACTAAAATGGTTTATGAGGAATTTACATAAAAAGACACTTCCGAAGAGGGTCATATAAGAAAATTAGAAGAGTTTGCGGGGGAAGATCAGATTTACCCCGAATTGGAAACGGGAGCGGGGGGAGCTTTGGAGAAGGAAAGGTTAGGATTCAAGGGTGTGTAGTTTTGGGTTCATTCGTGTTTCTTGTGCTCTCTGTTCGTTCGATTGCTAGGGGAAATAAATAAGAAGAACAGGCAAAGTGAAGAGGTTTTGTGATTTAGGTTTTTTGTTTGTTTGTTTGTGTGTGGGTCTGATTCCAAAAGATGGCAATAGCGCGAACTGGAGTTTACGTGGATGATTACCTCGAGTGTAAGATCGATCCACCCTCTCCTATTTTTTCTGATTCGTTGTTTCGATTTAGGGCTTCAATTTTATTTCATTTTTTGTCGTGTAGATGCCAGCACTTTCCCTGCGGAGCTTCAGAGATTGCTAAATACAGTTCGCGAACTGGACGAGAGATCTCAATGTAAAAGATCGATAAACCCTTAGTGTGTGTTTTGTTTGATTGATGATTGTCTCTTGTTTTTTGAAGCGCTCATAAACCAGACGAGGCAGCAAACCAAGTATTGCTTAGGGCTTGCCTCCAAGAAGGGCAGTGGCAATAATAATCATTACAACACTGGTCTTGATGACGACGAAACCATTGACAAAATGCGTAAAGAGATTGAGTCCAGCCAGGAAAATGCTTTAAGTTTGTGTACGGAGAAGGTCTTATTGGCCCGCCAAGCCTATGATCTTGTAAGCTCCATGATTTATTGTCTCTCACAAGTACACTATCATCATGTATACTTACTCCGGTTTCAGATTGATAGTCACTTAAAACGACTTGATGAAGATCTCAATAATTTTTCTGAAGATTTGAAGCAAGGTATGTAATCTCTAATTACTACTGTCTTCTCAAGGATAATCGATTAGAAAACTATGTCTTTTCATATTCTAATGGCTACACGCTCAGTTTATTCCTAGTTTGTGAGTCAATCTGACCTGGATTGATTGATTGAGAATTGTCGGTTGGTAATTACAGTCCTGTTTTTTTTTTTTCTCACCTTGATGATTGTCTAGATAACCAAATGAATTAAGGAGCTAGGCCAAGTGTTGGAATCTGTGTATTCATCTTGTTGTTCGGGCTCTTTATTTTATTACCGTCTCTTGTAAACTTCTTCTAGATCAACCTCAAGGCACTGCAATTTTGTTTTAAGCTATAGAGACCACTTAAACCCTCAAATCATAGCTAAACCTGTTCATTGTCGTGGGGTTCCTCTTTATTTCTAATATGTTATTTTTCTATCAGAGGGGAAGATTCCAACAGACGAGCCTTCTGTTCTTCCTCCACTACCTATAGTTCCTAAGCAGGAAAAGCGCAAGTCTTTTTATGGCACACCTCAGCCTAAGAAGATTGATTACAGAGATAGAGAGTGGGATCGTGACAGGGACTTCGAGCTCATGCCTCCTCCAGGAAGCCATCGGAAAGACTTCACCCCTATTGATGAGCAGCCTATCGATCCTAACGAACCGACCTACTGTGTCTGCCATCAGGTCCTGAATATATATATATATATATATATATATATAAATTCTGCAAGATGCTTTAGGTTGTTGTGGTCTTTGATTAACGCTTGTTATTTTTATTTTATTTTGTTCAGGTGTCCTTTGGGGACATGATTGCCTGTGACAATGAGAATGTGAGTCTGCTCTGTTACCATTTTATTTTCCATTTCATGTTTGGTTACTACAAAACCATGTAATCGTTTTTCCCTTTCCATAGTGTCAAGGAGGTGAATGGTTTCACTATACATGCGTTGGCCTCACCCCCGAAACCAGATTCAAAGGGAAATGGTATTGCCCTACCTGCAGGCTCCTCCCACAGTCCCATTAGTATCATTCGTACTTGTGAAGGTAGCACTTTTGTCGTTTTTGTCTAATATGGACATCTGCATGAGCTTATGATTATTGCGTCTCGTAGGTGGCGATGACATCTTCTTTGGTACCTTCTCTTCTAGAAGAATCTCCATTTTTATTGCAATCATGTCATGTTTTATACAATCTCGGATTAATCCTAGTTTTGCAAATACTAAGTGCTACTCTCTGCCATCTCCTGTTACAATGAATTAGACTTTGGAGTCAAATCGAGATGTAATATTTGAAGAATATAATGTCGAGCAAAAGCACAATTCAATTCAATCGAGATGTTTATTTGATGTAACAAAAAATGTAAACCATTAATCACAAATTTTTTTATATGAGAAATTTTCAATGCAAATTTCAAATTAAAATACGAAGATCTCAATATTTTTTCAATGCAAATTTATGTATTTTTATACGGTATATAGTTTAATTTAAATGACATTAAAATAGACATGTATATATTCATATGACTTTATGTATATATGTTTAATATGAATATCTATTAAATAAGATTTCATATTCAATATGATTTTATAATCATTTGTATCTTGTTATAAAGAAAATGTTAAACTACTGATCACAAATTTTTTGATATGAGATTTTAACCATTTTTAGTAATTTATAATCGTTTAAAAAAATTTAAAATATAACATATAAAAAAAATCTAAATATTTTATTATATGGTTAATGTGACTGTTTAATTTTTTTAAATAATATAAAGTTAAACAATAAAGAGGGACGATATAAAAATTGTTATCAAATATTTATTATTCATAATCATTAATTATCATATATCATATTAGTTAATTCGTAGCTTTTATTTAAGGAAAGAATATAAAATATTATTTTATACACTATTAATTAATTTGATAGTTAATTTAATAAAAAGTATAATATATGTTTAGATTGACCAACCTATTTTCTAAAGATTCTAAAAAATTTTAATGATGATATGTGGCTAAAAAAAATTGTTGTAATACTTTTCAATTAATATGAGATATCTGACCACACAAAATGAGAAGATATCTCTGACGTCCAGAGTGGTGGAAGACATTCAAACATTATAAAAGCTATTGTGTGTTGCTAAGAACAAGCTGTTTTCATTTACAACAATCAAAGTTAGTATAGATTATGAAGTATACAGGGGCAACATGGTAGGAACTCTAAAAACCAACATATATAAATAGATTACTCTGTTGAAATGTACAGAATACGCCGCTATGGGTAGAAACAATTCTCGAGATGTATATGTTCTTCTTTCAATGTTTTCGACTTGGATTTTCCTCTTCAGTATGTAGATTATTTTTGGAAACCAGAGCTATCGGATCCTTATTGTAGCTGTGGATCACTCATAATATCCTGCAAAGTGAAAATATGGCTTACTAACCAAGCAATGTTTAAAATCTGCTAAAACACTTTAATGGACTCATACATATAGTGAAGTTGTGGCAACTGGACGCTGTATGTGGCAGTTATTCCGGTTCGTAGTAGTATTCGGTGAAGGTCGAAGGCTTCTGCCAAAGTTAACAGATGGCATGATTTCTTCGGCTAGTGCTCTCAGTCTGTTAAGCTCAGGCAAAACAGCGTGACCCAAGTCAGGCCTGTCTTTGCGTCTTAATTCTGCACATTTTAGAGCAAGTTTGGCTGCAACCAAGGCCTCTTCGACTGGCCAGTCAGGAACAATAGGGTCTAACATCTCGGGGAATTTTCCGTTTTGGATTGCTTTCTCAACATGGTGTGTCAAACCCATTGGTGGCTTAGCTGTAAGTATTTGCAAAAGCATAATCCCGAACGAGTAGATGTCTGATTTAGTCCCCAGCATGCCGGTCTGCTGGTATTCTGGATCTATATAACAGAATGTTCCGGCTGTTGACGTCATTCTATATTGTGTTACGGTGTCTGCAACCGATGGAGGGACTAGCCTTGCCAAGCCAACATCAGAAATCTTGCTGACGAAATGCTTGTCAAGTAAAATGTTTCCCGGTTTAAGGTCACGGTGAACCAAAGGCTCCGGTTTCATCTGGTGGAGGAAATGCAGACCGGTTGCAATTTCAGCTGCTATGCGAAATCTTAGCTGCCAAGAAAGAATTGGAGAGTTTCCTCGTCTGAACAGACAGTCTTCTAAGCTACCATTTGCCATGTATTCGTAGACTAAACATCCGTATTCCGGACAGGCCCCAAGTAAGAGAACCATGTTCGGATGTCTCATACAGGTTAGTACTTCAACCTCTTGCTGGAACTGAGACCTTCCTTGTGCCGCGTCTGGTCTTAGAACTTTTATTGCCACTTGTGTGTAATCTAGTGATCCCTTGTAAACAGGTCCATAACCTCCTTCTCCAATCTTGCGACTGGGAGAGAAATCTTCTGTGGCTTCTTCAATCTCCTCGATTATGTATTTCCTGTATCTTAAATCAGTTTTCGCCAAAGAACTCGTCGCCCTCTTCTTTTCCTCTGCGGTTTGAATATGCTTTCTCTTTTGAGCTTCAAATTCTGCTATTCTGTGGGATGCCATTGCAGTTTCCATAGCAGCTCTACTCTTTTCTTTCTCACTCTCCGCCATTTGCATCGCTGTTTCCTTGGCAAGTCTTACCTCTTCTAATTTCAGTTCCTTATCTGCTTTCCACTTGTGTAACTCAGTAGCCTGATTGTAGATGAATCGGATTTTGATTATACATATATGAGTTGCGTGCGCCTATCTGACTAGAAATTATTATTTTATTTATTTATCGTTCAAAACTCGAACATACCGCCTTTTTGGCAGAAATTGCTTCCTTGCAGGCAGTGTTATACATGTCCATTGTATACTTTAGCTCCATTTTCAACCTTCTCATCTCGGCTTCCATCTCATCCTGTCAGATTTTAGTTTAAACAAATGAAAAAAAACTTTATCATGTGCAATCAGTGGTGAAAGTAAGCTAACCTGGCTCGATAGTGAACATGATTGTCTCCCACTTCCAAGGGAGCTTGATGAAAATGCTGCATATGAAGAACCAATATCTATGGACTGCTTATCTGACGAGCAAGATGTCGCAATACTAATTCGATTTTCTTCATATTCAGAGTTGAGTGAGAGGCGCGGAACGTCGACATGGTCATGAAAGGAAGGGAACATAAGATCCACGCTAGGTCTTCCACTACTCACAAACGATATATCGGAGTCCATCATCGAGGCCTGGTATGTGCCTTCGTATCCTCTTCTCGTAAAGGGAGACCTAATCAACATTGGTGGTTTTCATAAGTTTTAAAACTTATTTTTTATGGGAACGAATGAAACATGTTACATAGGTAACCAGCGTACTTGATCTCGATCTCGTCATGTGTTCGTTGCATTGTACTTTGCCTCCTTTGAACTGGGACATGAAAGCCATTTAATCAATAAGGGTAACAAAAGAGATGTTAGAAAAAAATTTAAAAGGGGTAATATATACTATTCATATTGCTCTTTTGAGTTTGTACACGCTGCCGCATAGTGGAACTCGGAAGTGAAGATGTCGATGATTTCATGGAAGAGATTTTTCCTTTAGAGATTGAATATACTGTACAAAAACTAGGTGCCTTTTTTATGACAGTGCTTGAAACATCTGGTGCTTTGAACCTTCTACCAACAAAAGTAATGTATATAAGTATGCTCATGTCTTGTCTAAAATGGGAGAAAGCAGTTGCCTATTTACCTTAAAAGAGTCATCTTGGATGCACCGACTACTAGCGTCTCGACTGCATTCTTCTGCACAAAGTCAAGTATTCCTTTAGCCGCACTCATGTCCTCCACAATCACGTCTTGGCAGAGGACCTGTTACAAGAGTCGGTCAAATGAATAAGATTGTTTGAAAGAAGAGATAAGATGCAACGAAAACGCACATCTTT
Proteins encoded in this window:
- the LOC106338725 gene encoding U-box domain-containing protein 35-like → MCEKREESITLAIDRDKESQNALKWTVDNLVSKGQTLTLLHVKLKQSSSLPSGNKSSDDGAELFLPFRCFCARKDVLCQDVIVEDMSAAKGILDFVQKNAVETLVVGASKMTLLRRFKAPDVSSTVIKKAPSFCTVYSISKGKISSMKSSTSSLPSSTMRQRVQTQKSNMNIQRRQSTMQRTHDEIEIKRGYEGTYQASMMDSDISFVSSGRPSVDLMFPSFHDHVDVPRLSLNSEYEENRISIATSCSSDKQSIDIGSSYAAFSSSSLGSGRQSCSLSSQDEMEAEMRRLKMELKYTMDMYNTACKEAISAKKAATELHKWKADKELKLEEVRLAKETAMQMAESEKEKSRAAMETAMASHRIAEFEAQKRKHIQTAEEKKRATSSLAKTDLRYRKYIIEEIEEATEDFSPSRKIGEGGYGPVYKGSLDYTQVAIKVLRPDAAQGRSQFQQEVEVLTCMRHPNMVLLLGACPEYGCLVYEYMANGSLEDCLFRRGNSPILSWQLRFRIAAEIATGLHFLHQMKPEPLVHRDLKPGNILLDKHFVSKISDVGLARLVPPSVADTVTQYRMTSTAGTFCYIDPEYQQTGMLGTKSDIYSFGIMLLQILTAKPPMGLTHHVEKAIQNGKFPEMLDPIVPDWPVEEALVAAKLALKCAELRRKDRPDLGHAVLPELNRLRALAEEIMPSVNFGRSLRPSPNTTTNRNNCHIQRPVATTSLYV
- the LOC106337062 gene encoding PHD finger protein ING2, coding for MAIARTGVYVDDYLEYASTFPAELQRLLNTVRELDERSQSLINQTRQQTKYCLGLASKKGSGNNNHYNTGLDDDETIDKMRKEIESSQENALSLCTEKVLLARQAYDLIDSHLKRLDEDLNNFSEDLKQEGKIPTDEPSVLPPLPIVPKQEKRKSFYGTPQPKKIDYRDREWDRDRDFELMPPPGSHRKDFTPIDEQPIDPNEPTYCVCHQVSFGDMIACDNENCQGGEWFHYTCVGLTPETRFKGKWYCPTCRLLPQSH